From Anopheles funestus chromosome 3RL, idAnoFuneDA-416_04, whole genome shotgun sequence, a single genomic window includes:
- the LOC125771686 gene encoding calcium-binding mitochondrial carrier protein SCaMC-2 isoform X6: protein MDTLDSDFYVELVTKYLDIGEDLNVPDDFTQSEMQTGMWWRHLAAGGIAGAVSRTCTAPLDRLKVFLQVQASKQRISDCLQYMLKEGGVRSLWRGNFINVLKIAPESAIKFAAYEQVKRLIRGNDKRQMTIYERFVAGACAGGVSQTAIYPMEVLKTRLALRKTGEYSSILDAASKIYRREGLRSFYRGYIPNMLGIIPYAGIDLAVYETLKKKYLSHHETEQPSFWLLLACGSASSTLGQVCSYPLALVRTRLQAQAVTIGPNPDGSVAVEPNMTNVFKRIIQTEGPLGLYRGITPNFIKVLPAVSISYVVYEYTSRALGVNMT, encoded by the exons ATGGATACACTGGACAGTGATTTCTATGTCGAGCTAGTAACCAAG TACTTGGATATCGGTGAGGATCTAAATGTACCTGATGACTTCACACAGAGCGAAATGCAAACCGGTATGTGGTGGCGCCATTTGGCGGCCGGTGGAATTGCTGGTGCCGTGTCGCGCACGTGCACGGCACCGCTGGATAGGTTGAAAGTGTTCCTGCAG GTTCAAGCATCCAAACAAAGAATCTCAGATTGTCTTCAGTACATGCTGAAGGAGGGTGGCGTACGGAGCCTCTGGCGCGGTAACTTCATCAACGTGCTAAAGATCGCCCCGGAAAGCGCGATCAAGTTTGCGGCGTACGAGCAGGTGAAACGGTTGATCCGTGGCAATGACAAGCGCCAGATGACGATCTACGAGCGGTTTGTGGCGGGTGCGTGTGCGGGTGGCGTCAGCCAGACGGCAATCTATCCGATGGAAGTATTAAAAACACGACTAGCGTTAAGAAAGACGGGCGAATACAGCAGCATCCTGGATGCGGCATCGAAGATCTACCGACGCGAGGGACTACGTTCGTTCTATCGCGGCTACATTCCAAACATGCTCGGCATCATCCCGTACGCCGGTATCGATCTGGCAGTGTACGAAACGCTGAAGAAGAAGTACCTTAGCCACCATGAGACGGAACAGCCAAGCTTCTGGCTGTTGCTTGCTTGTGGCAGTGCGTCCAGTACGCTCGGCCAGGTATGTTCGTACCCGTTGGCATTGGTGCGAACTCGATTACAAGCGCAAG CGGTTACAATCGGTCCGAATCCCGACGGTAGCGTAGCGGTGGAACCGAACATGACGAATGTATTTAAGCGAATAATACAAACGGAGGGTCCGCTTGGTCTGTACCGTGGTATTACACCGAACTTCATCAAAGTATTACCGGCCGTCTCGATCAGCTACGTCGTGTACGAGTATACGAGCCGTGCCCTCGGCGTTAACATGACGTGA
- the LOC125771686 gene encoding calcium-binding mitochondrial carrier protein SCaMC-2 isoform X5 → MAFEQNKLQVSGDGVEDFILALKELLSRYLDIGEDLNVPDDFTQSEMQTGMWWRHLAAGGIAGAVSRTCTAPLDRLKVFLQVQASKQRISDCLQYMLKEGGVRSLWRGNFINVLKIAPESAIKFAAYEQVKRLIRGNDKRQMTIYERFVAGACAGGVSQTAIYPMEVLKTRLALRKTGEYSSILDAASKIYRREGLRSFYRGYIPNMLGIIPYAGIDLAVYETLKKKYLSHHETEQPSFWLLLACGSASSTLGQVCSYPLALVRTRLQAQAVTIGPNPDGSVAVEPNMTNVFKRIIQTEGPLGLYRGITPNFIKVLPAVSISYVVYEYTSRALGVNMT, encoded by the exons TACTTGGATATCGGTGAGGATCTAAATGTACCTGATGACTTCACACAGAGCGAAATGCAAACCGGTATGTGGTGGCGCCATTTGGCGGCCGGTGGAATTGCTGGTGCCGTGTCGCGCACGTGCACGGCACCGCTGGATAGGTTGAAAGTGTTCCTGCAG GTTCAAGCATCCAAACAAAGAATCTCAGATTGTCTTCAGTACATGCTGAAGGAGGGTGGCGTACGGAGCCTCTGGCGCGGTAACTTCATCAACGTGCTAAAGATCGCCCCGGAAAGCGCGATCAAGTTTGCGGCGTACGAGCAGGTGAAACGGTTGATCCGTGGCAATGACAAGCGCCAGATGACGATCTACGAGCGGTTTGTGGCGGGTGCGTGTGCGGGTGGCGTCAGCCAGACGGCAATCTATCCGATGGAAGTATTAAAAACACGACTAGCGTTAAGAAAGACGGGCGAATACAGCAGCATCCTGGATGCGGCATCGAAGATCTACCGACGCGAGGGACTACGTTCGTTCTATCGCGGCTACATTCCAAACATGCTCGGCATCATCCCGTACGCCGGTATCGATCTGGCAGTGTACGAAACGCTGAAGAAGAAGTACCTTAGCCACCATGAGACGGAACAGCCAAGCTTCTGGCTGTTGCTTGCTTGTGGCAGTGCGTCCAGTACGCTCGGCCAGGTATGTTCGTACCCGTTGGCATTGGTGCGAACTCGATTACAAGCGCAAG CGGTTACAATCGGTCCGAATCCCGACGGTAGCGTAGCGGTGGAACCGAACATGACGAATGTATTTAAGCGAATAATACAAACGGAGGGTCCGCTTGGTCTGTACCGTGGTATTACACCGAACTTCATCAAAGTATTACCGGCCGTCTCGATCAGCTACGTCGTGTACGAGTATACGAGCCGTGCCCTCGGCGTTAACATGACGTGA